AAATTTTGTAGTTTTTGCGCTTGGTTATTCATCGCTAGCCTTTTGCTTTGTAAAGCCGTCAAACACGCACTCTACTAAAAATTCGCTCTTCGCCTCCACAAGATCATCAGGCACCTCTTGACCCACGCTAAAGTAGCTAACTGGCGTGTTTGTCTCATATATCAGCGAAAAGACGTTGCCAAAAATTTTGGTCTCGTCAAATTTTGTGATTATTAAAGTGTCGATCTGTAAAAATGAAAATCCATTATAAATTTCTATTAGATCCTCAACCTTTGAGCCAGCTGAGAGGACTAAATTTACATCGATCTTTGCGCCACTATGCTTTAAAAATTTATCAAGTCTTTCAAGTTTTTCTTTGTCATACTGCGAATTTCCGGTGGTGTCGATTAGTATCACGTCGCAGTAACTAAGCTGCTTTATGGCGTTTTGAAAGTCCTCGACCTCTATGACGTCAAGGATCGGCAGCTTCATCATCTTAGCGTATTGAAATAGCTGTTCGACCGCTCCGATACGATACGTATCAAGCGTGATGATGCCCGTTTTATAACGCTTTTCGTTGCCGTAAGCAAAACGAGCCGCAAGCTTTGCAAGAGTCGTCGTCTTGCCAACTCCAGTTGGGCCAACTAGCATCATTATGCGCTGTTTTTTATCACTTATCTCTTTTCTGCAAGGCAGCATGTTTCGCAAAAGTGAGTAAAAGTATCTTTTTACCGCGGTTGGGTTGCTTTTCATAGAGACTGGCAAATTTTCAAGCGTCGTTTGCATGATCGCCTCTAAATGCTCCTCTTTCATGCCGCTTTGTTTTGCGAGCTTGTAGATACTAGCAAACTCCGGCGGGATCGAGAGATTGTTGCGATTTGGGGCTTTTTCGTCCCAGATCATGTCAGTTATCAGCCCTATTTTCTCGCTTAGCACGCTTACTTGCTTTGCCACGTCGTCTATTTTTTTATTCATACCATTTGTGCTTGGCTCTTTTATCTCGTTCATATCGACATTTGCGATCGCGCTTATCTCTTTTGCGACGTCTGAGATATTTAAAAGCACGCTCTCATTTGGGTCGTAAGGCTCAGGCGACGTCGTTTTTGCCTCAAATTTAGCAGGCTCCTCTTTTATCTCAAATTTTGGCTTTGGCGGCTCGTAGTTTTTACTAAATTTAGAGTAGGCATTTTCATAGTTTATTGCTTTTACATTTGGCTTTGGTGGCTGTTTTACCTCGTCCTCTTCGACGCTTACTAAAATTTCATAAAGCGGCTTTTTGTTTATCGTTTTGGCTTGAATTTGCTTTGTGGTGACGAGTATGGCCTTCTCGCCGCACGCCTCTTGAGCCTTTTTCAAAGCCTCGATGGTGCTCTCGCCTGTAAAAGTATGAAATTTTGTAGCCATTTATATCCTTTAACCTCTCATAAGCCCTAGTGGCACGATCACGCTAAGCCTCTTACCAGCCCCTGGGTGCGGGACGATAAGGCGCGGCGTCTTATAGACTTTTTTACTAAAATACAAAATATCCAGATCAAGCGTGCGTGGCGCATTTTTAAACATCCTCACGCGCTTAAATTTACTCTCATAGTGCCCCAAAATTTTTAGCAAATTTCTAGGGCTCACAGATGTTTGTAAATTTATAACAGCGTTACTAAAATCATCCTGCGCTTCGTAGCCAAACGCCGCATTTATAAGGATCGGCGAGACTTCAACCACGTGAAAACGCCTATCTTCACTAATCGCTCTTATAAATTTATCAAACCTCTTTGCGCTATCGCCGATGTTGCCACCCATGCCAACTAGCGCCTCATACTTAAACTCATCTCTTTT
Above is a window of Campylobacter concisus DNA encoding:
- the flhF gene encoding flagellar biosynthesis protein FlhF; translated protein: MATKFHTFTGESTIEALKKAQEACGEKAILVTTKQIQAKTINKKPLYEILVSVEEDEVKQPPKPNVKAINYENAYSKFSKNYEPPKPKFEIKEEPAKFEAKTTSPEPYDPNESVLLNISDVAKEISAIANVDMNEIKEPSTNGMNKKIDDVAKQVSVLSEKIGLITDMIWDEKAPNRNNLSIPPEFASIYKLAKQSGMKEEHLEAIMQTTLENLPVSMKSNPTAVKRYFYSLLRNMLPCRKEISDKKQRIMMLVGPTGVGKTTTLAKLAARFAYGNEKRYKTGIITLDTYRIGAVEQLFQYAKMMKLPILDVIEVEDFQNAIKQLSYCDVILIDTTGNSQYDKEKLERLDKFLKHSGAKIDVNLVLSAGSKVEDLIEIYNGFSFLQIDTLIITKFDETKIFGNVFSLIYETNTPVSYFSVGQEVPDDLVEAKSEFLVECVFDGFTKQKASDE
- the folK gene encoding 2-amino-4-hydroxy-6-hydroxymethyldihydropteridine diphosphokinase, with the protein product MRLAGARKIVKSRFCPSFFHKRDEFKYEALVGMGGNIGDSAKRFDKFIRAISEDRRFHVVEVSPILINAAFGYEAQDDFSNAVINLQTSVSPRNLLKILGHYESKFKRVRMFKNAPRTLDLDILYFSKKVYKTPRLIVPHPGAGKRLSVIVPLGLMRG